The genomic window TTCTAATTCAAAAGGGTTAATTTTTCCCTTAATCCTCCTAAAAAGTTCAGCCTCTTGATTTTTAGTAAAGTTTTTAGTTGAAAGCCTTATTTGATTCATCAATGTTTTTAAAACTAGTGAGGTATCTTTAGGACAATTGTATTCAAAGGACTCATAATTATTTTTGAAATAGTCATGAATTTTTTCAAGGTTAAGATTTTCTCGTATTGAATCTAAACGGTATCTTTCCTTATATTTATTAAATGATCCGTATTTCAAATCAAGATATTCGAAAGTTTGAGATTTATAGCCCTTATCGATTATAAAACTAACATTCTTATCTGACAGTAAGGGATTAAAATATTTACCATCGGTAGAAAAACTATCGGAGAAGTAAACAACGAAGAACTCTTTTTTCTCTTCATTAAATTTTAAGATATCCTGAATAACTGGGGTATTTTCGAAAAACCTAGAATCTTTATTATTTATAAAAGCATACAAACGCCCTAGATAAAATATTAAAAAGTACTCTTTATTCTGGATTAATTTAACTTTATAATTTCTATCAAATTCTACTTTAAAAATTGGAAGAACCTGAGCTTTATTAAATAATTCTTCTTTATTAGCAATAGGGGCTATTTTAGGTAATATTCCAGAACCTCGAGAATCCCTGTTTATTCTTTCAAACATCATTTGCTTCTGTATTTCTGTTTGTGCAGAAGTACAATAACTTATCTGAAAGCAGACAAGCAGCATAATTATTCTTTTAATCATTTAACGCGTTAATTAATTTGGGTTGCTGGTAACCATAAATTGTTTTGAAAATATTTTTTAATTAAAGCGATTTACTTTTAAAAACGATTAATTTTTCTCTGGTCATTTCGTTGATAGTATATGAAATTCCACCCATACCTAAACCAGAAGAATCTCTTCCGCCAAATGGCATCCAGTCTACCCTAAAAGCTGTATTATCATTTATCATGACAGCAGTAGCGTTTAATTTCTTTGAAGTTTCTAATGCTGCATCTATATTTTTTGTGAAAACGGCCGCTTGAAAATGCACTTCTAAGGCATTGGCTTTTTTTATAGCTTCATCTCTATTTGTAAAAGGATAGATACAGACAATTGGACCAAAAATCTCATTGGTAGATACTTTCGATTTTTCTGAAGGATTAAACAAGATTGTAGGTTCAAAACAAGTATCAGAAATACGTTTTCCTCCTGTAATTAGTTTTGCACCTTCTTCAACAGCTTCGTTAACCCACTCTTCCACCCTATTTACTTCTTTTGGTGTAATAAGCGGTCCTACATCTGTTGTTTCTTCAAACGGATTCCCAACAATTAATTTATTGGTTTGCTCTGAAAACTGCTGAATAAAACGGTCACAAATTTCCTCATTTACATAAACCTTTTGAACCGAAACGCAAACCTGCCCCGCGTGGTAAAAACCGCCTTTTACCAAATCTGGAATCATTTCGCTAAAATCGGCATCACTTTCTACAATTACCGGCGCTGCTCCTCCGTGTTCCAATGCGCATCTCGTACCAGGAGGTAATTTGCTTTTTAGGTGCCACCCCACTTTTGCCGAACCAATAAAAGTCAAAAAATGAACTCTCGAATCTGTAACCAGTTTTTCTGCCATTTCATTATCACATAATATCACTTGAAGCCAGCCTTCTGGCAAACCAGCTTCTTTTAAAATAGCAGCCAATGCAAGACCTGATAATGGTGTATTACTTGAAGGTTTAAATATTACGGGGCAACCTGCAGCGATTGCAGTAGCAATTTGATGGACTGCCAAATTTAACGGATGATTAAAAGCGCTAACAGCCGCAACTACCCCAATAGGTTCTCTTGTTGTAAAAGCAATTCTCTTTAACGAGGCTTCGGTAAGTCCCATTGGGATTTGTTCTCCTTTTAGCTGCGATATATGTTCTGTCGCCAGTTTTACGCCTTTTATTGCTCTAAGTATTTCCGCTTTTGAATCTTTATAAGGTTTAGCGCCTTCGCTAATTGCCAGATGTATTAGTTCTTCGCTCCTTTCATTCATTATAGAAGCTGCTTTTTCTAATATTTCAATTCTTTTGAAAGGAGCTATCCAATTAGATTGATCATTAAACAAGCTTTCTGCTGTGTTTAAAATAGTTTCAATAGCATTGTGATCTAGCAGCGGTAATTCTTTTACCAGACTTTGATCGTATGGGAATAGTATTTTTGTGGTGTTTTCCATAATTATTTTTTTATACATGAACATTAAATTTCATGATATGCACCTTAAATTTAATCAATTTATCAAGTATTACAATGGCTTAATCTGCAATAATTGAATTAATATTCCAAAGGCTTGGCTAAAACAATTTCTCTATTTTCTAATAAAGGGACAATTTTTCCTAAAACAACATCCTGAAAATGTGCCGAATTTCTATGTTCTGTTACAGCAGATTCATTAATATATCCTTCAAACAATATTAGGGTATTGAGATCTGAATTACT from Flavobacterium fluviale includes these protein-coding regions:
- a CDS encoding aldehyde dehydrogenase family protein, whose amino-acid sequence is MENTTKILFPYDQSLVKELPLLDHNAIETILNTAESLFNDQSNWIAPFKRIEILEKAASIMNERSEELIHLAISEGAKPYKDSKAEILRAIKGVKLATEHISQLKGEQIPMGLTEASLKRIAFTTREPIGVVAAVSAFNHPLNLAVHQIATAIAAGCPVIFKPSSNTPLSGLALAAILKEAGLPEGWLQVILCDNEMAEKLVTDSRVHFLTFIGSAKVGWHLKSKLPPGTRCALEHGGAAPVIVESDADFSEMIPDLVKGGFYHAGQVCVSVQKVYVNEEICDRFIQQFSEQTNKLIVGNPFEETTDVGPLITPKEVNRVEEWVNEAVEEGAKLITGGKRISDTCFEPTILFNPSEKSKVSTNEIFGPIVCIYPFTNRDEAIKKANALEVHFQAAVFTKNIDAALETSKKLNATAVMINDNTAFRVDWMPFGGRDSSGLGMGGISYTINEMTREKLIVFKSKSL
- a CDS encoding putative quinol monooxygenase → MENQNQVHVFATWKVKEGQIENVLNLLQTVHDESIKEEGNLFYKIHQSNSDLNTLILFEGYINESAVTEHRNSAHFQDVVLGKIVPLLENREIVLAKPLEY